In a single window of the Entelurus aequoreus isolate RoL-2023_Sb linkage group LG16, RoL_Eaeq_v1.1, whole genome shotgun sequence genome:
- the LOC133631468 gene encoding mucolipin-3-like, which translates to MDESEPLLAARSDQQRPSRNGRCGWSLGAPNMDSELVDDLRRRLKYFFMNPCQKYKARGRKPWKLMLQILKIVIITAQLVSFGLSNEMMVTFKDENLMTFRNIFLKGYKDHQLGGHVVYTKADVYEHIRYVIDRYARLQNLTTGNLAYERTEGKYTPLIVCQEFYRNSNIDLQNETFCVDPHIDTDCFSIYPVQSLENITLATPLNFSLDFRRLLSVHVSFTLKSINLQAVRHHQLPDCFVFHVVVTFNNRAHSGNIKVAVKNDVAINQCRDWIVEGTCGKKDYWLLFFDTAVILACFTSLILCLRSVINGIRLQFEFSTFFHTHYSKRVRMSERMEFVNGWYILIIVSDSLTIAGSAFKIGIQTKLLTSYDVCSILLGTATMLVWVGVLRYLGFFKKYNILILTLRAAFPNVIRFCCCAAMIYLGYCFCGWIVLGPYHDKFRTLDKVTECLFSLINGDDMYATFMKLRKDGYMVWLFSRLYLYSFISLFIYMVLSLFIALITDTYETIKHHQQEKVPASQLQAFIAQCRDQPKSGRYMSEQGAESCCLFSSLSCGFPEKM; encoded by the exons ATGGACGAGTCCGAGCCCCTGCTGGCCGCCAGGTCGGACCAGCAAAGACCCAGCCGCAATGGCCGCTGCGGGTGGAGTCTTGGCGCTCCCAACATGGACTCCGAGCTGGTGGACGACCTGAGACGCAGGCTCAAGTACTTCTTCATGAACCCGTGCCAGAAGTACAAAGCCAGGGGTCGCAAACCCTGGAAGCTGATGTTGCAAATACTAAAAATCGTCATCATCACCGCCCAG CTGGTCTCCTTTGGACTGAGCAACGAGATGATGGTCACGTTCAAGGACGAGAACTTGATGACGTTCCGCAACATCTTTCTCAAAGGATACAAGGACCACCAGCTGGGAGGTCACGTTGTGTACACAAAAGCAGACGTCTATGAGCACATACGCTACGTCATCGACAGA TACGCCCGACTTCAGAACCTAACCACTGGCAACCTGGCATACGAGAGGACCGAGGGCAAGTACACGCCTCTGATTGTCTGCCAGGAGTTCTACAGGAACAGCAACATTGACCTCCAGAACGAGACCTTCTGCGTCGATCCACACATCGATACAG ATTGTTTTTCCATCTATCCTGTGCAGTCTTTGGAAAACATCACTTTGGCCACACCGCTCAACTTCTCTTTGGACTTCAGGAG GCTGCTGTCAGTTCATGTTTCTTTTACTCTGAAAAGCATCAACCTGCAGGCTGTCAGACACCACCAGCTTCCAGACTGTTTCGTCTTCCATGTCGTG GTCACGTTTAATAACCGCGCTCACAGTGGCAACATAAAGGTGGCAGTTAAGAATGACGTCGCCATCAACCAATGCAGAGACTGGATTGTGGAGGGAACGT GCGGGAAGAAGGACTACTGGCTGCTCTTCTTCGACACGGCCGTCATCCTCGCCTGCTTCACCTCGCTCATTCTCTGCCTGCGTTCTGTCATCAATGGCATCCGGCTCCAGTTT GAGTTCAGCACCTTCTTCCACACCCACTACAGTAAAAGGGTGAGAATGTCGGAGCGCATGGAGTTTGTGAACGGCTGGTACATTCTCATCATCGTCAGCGACTCTCTCACCATCGCAGGTTCGGCCTTCAAGATCGGAATACAGACCAAG CTGTTGACGAGTTACGACGTGTGCAGCATCCTCCTGGGCACAGCCACCATGCTGGTGTGGGTGGGCGTGTTGCGGTACCTTGGCTTCTTCAAGAAATATAAC ATCCTAATTTTGACTTTGAGGGCAGCTTTTCCTAATGTGATCCGCTTCTGCTGTTGTGCCGCCATGATCTACCTGGGCTACTGTTTCTGTGGCTGGATCGTGCTTGGACCGTACCATGACAAA TTCCGAACGCTGGACAAGGTGACAGAGTGTCTCTTCTCGCTCATCAACGGCGACGACATGTACGCCACCTTCATGAAGCTGAGGAAGGACGGCTACATGGTGTGGCTCTTCTCCCGGCTCTACCTGTACTCCTTCATCTCTCTCTTCATCTACATGGTGCTGAGCCTCTTCATCGCTCTCATCACTGACACCTACGAGACCATCAAG CATCACCAGCAGGAGAAAGTGCCGGCGTCTCAGCTGCAGGCTTTCATAGCTCAGTGCAGAGACCAGCCCAAGTCTGGAAGATATATGAGTGAGCAGGGAGCAGAGTCCTGCtgcctcttttcttctctttcTTGTGGCTTTCCTGAAAAAATGTGA